Proteins encoded together in one Juglans regia cultivar Chandler chromosome 9, Walnut 2.0, whole genome shotgun sequence window:
- the LOC108994326 gene encoding uncharacterized protein LOC108994326 isoform X2 → MDYDDNEFQSQNLHLAGEGSTKFPPVLQPYALPKFDFDDSLQGHLRFDSLVETEVFLGIESNEDNQWIEDFSRGSSGIEFNSSATESCTIARRNNVWSEATSSESVEMLLKSVGQEEIILTQTFVKESNACDELGCLIKQMEPNPVLDNNICRTGDITNLQSTLLQNENPENSSGLKGDALEEQPHVEDTSLSHEVAFSVGGTSGELDPNAINRSDVDTLAEEYLNDKTCKDSSDSVMQVGSIVAYTEDVIASGSEVKNEDLLHRFDDLSNMNSNGVETGNDGTGEEFHPLSREAEIADQNLNGDAVDSSTSHSESHLGLTSKLESVEEGNATGNRTSNVAEPSSMVDNSDSDLHVAERCLEDVGIRIPDEAMKHDLVLVKDTDVSDPSKVNTQEVPPLTIKDDTNHEVYAVQVRNFKGLLTHGQESSGEKDDLLESGCQLDTEVLATKSEELLFSMENHKVSNVEGDPNNNSLEGGTSSVALVCSSPELHKETHETESLKEIDNGFGVSREDLIAEDHVLSSTGNESSQTCGEEKIHGKSGVPEGDIDVSVCANGSTKLPSNFSSVVGGSLSIDKGVGSSFFCEGSAGNEPIMSKLQFDANVGNESASNAILENAKVASSDTMSGVLLPSDNGMTADGVIDCREVQMTASVVGYTHSDKKEPLATKISTDASISILMESSEVENELGPVSETEKDASYDSAGKVSQETVDGSLPMAETCNAESQSEAQMVVTGGVNQECPRRMEVHAVIHDISTKVGDFENTPSKVSGDVYKVHEGSLSSALLPESQNDLCALESVSASANVVKHTGSPNITRTTEQSQRENENEQEKASKEEGINGPTDQNAPVSEVIDVDASNILPISGDSKRNDTFEQEQNFTFEISSLADLSRKDTAKNSQPFPFIRAGKVTPIVEGSPTSGLVPMEAKISQEISHGSPQVSEGQITRGGKSSGERKTRRRSGKEIGKETAKKGNHVKETTPARQSERGDKSTNVSLSPSAIFQFVQSSEMQHYGHVEGSNTKPIFLLTASTSNLPDLNTSASPSTMFQQPFTDLQQVQLRAQIFVYGALIQGTVPEEAHMISAFGGPDGGKSIWENAWRACAEKLHIHKSQPITPETPLQLRPGVRALEQAIKQNAFQSKGISSPLGRTSSKGIPTVVNSMVALSSPLWSIPTPCDALQSSVMPRGSIMDYQQTLSPLHPYQTPPVRNFVGHNTSWIPQVPFHGPWMASPQTSAPDATTHISVLPNAEIIKSTPIRESFMPHTSAIKHVSAGPMVQSGVPTSAPLLDPKEVIVSPRQNSTDPKSRRRKKTPVSADPGQFVLQSQSQPKPVSSPAVISHLSTSVSVTTPTCFASKATSEKFIISEPPLSSTDILKRAGQDVERPLEQRAALSEETLRKVKEARLQAEDAAALSADAVNHSHRIWSQMEKQKTSGLVADVEAKLSSAAVAIAAAAAVAKAAAAAANVASNAALQAQLMAEEALVSNGNDDPSQCNGASLPDSVDILGKATPASILTGENGTNSSGSIITVAKEAVRKRADSASAAAKRAENMDAIVKAAELAAEAISQAGKIVAMGDSFPLSELLEAGPGGYWKVSRDSSELVLKASNMNREQLNSDSVRGGPDTSTKHSKEGRLDKKVAQSTTTLEKSPITTEMPKGSMEDHMRLADGFSGIVTANEKDSRGQKGRRAFDLAKTIGVVPESEIGSRPSITVRNEYEKAAENFKLSCIKEGSLVEVLKSTDGFKAAWFTANVLNLDDGKAYVSYTELQTDNGEGQLKEYVALQGEGDKPPRIRTARPVTALRYEGTRKRRRAAMGDYNWSVGDRVDALIEDSWREGVVTEKNKKDETTLTVHFPAHGETSVVRAWHLRPSLIWKDGEWVEWSNLRENVCTSREGDTPKEKRLKLGSPVTEAKGKDKVFKSRDVVESGKLEASRLLDLSATDKIFNIGKNSRNENKPDAIRTLRSGLQKERSRVIFGVPKPGKKRKFMEVSKHYVADQSNKITEANDSVKFQKYTMPRGSGSRGWKNSSKNDLKEKQRAETKSRALKSGKAQSLSGRIIPAKDNLLSAVSAPDDATLADLSAKDKDSASHAENASGKNNKLEIGSLSSAEGTTEGPLLFSSLAPSSDGSSRKVSTSNAKSVRVNKGKIAPAGGKLARIEEDKIFNGNPAKSASEVVEPRRSNRRIQPTSRLLEGLQSSLTISKIPSVSHDKGHKSLIRTASRGSNHG, encoded by the exons ATGGATTATGATGACAATGAGTTCCAAAGCCAGAATCTTCATTTAGCTGGTGAAGGAAGCACCAAATTTCCTCCGGTTTTACAGCCATATGCTCTTCCCAAGTTTGATTTTGATGACAGTCTTCAGGGACATTTAAGGTTTGATAGTCTGGTTGAAACAGAGGTTTTTCTTGGTATAGAAAGTAACGAAGATAACCAGTGGATTGAAGATTTCTCTCGGGGGAGTAGTGGGATAGAGTTTAATTCTAGTGCAACAGAGTCTTGTACTATAGCAAGGCGTAACAATGTTTGGTCTGAGGCCACTTCTTCTGAATCTGTTGAGATGCTATTAAAATCTGTTGGTCAGGAAGAAATTATTCTCACACAAACTTTTGTTAAGGAGTCAAATGCATGTGATGAACTGGGCTGCTTAATAAAGCAAATGGAGCCTAATCCTGTTCTTGACAATAACATTTGCAGAACAGGGGATATTACTAATTTACAGTCTACTTTACTGCAGAATGAGAATCCTGAAAACTCTTCTGGGTTGAAGGGGGATGCACTAGAAGAGCAGCCCCATGTTGAAGATACTTCACTATCTCATGAAGTTGCATTTTCTGTGGGTGGAACATCAGGTGAACTGGATCCAAATGCTATAAATAGAAGTGACGTTGATACTTTGGCTGAGGAATATCTGAATGATAAAACATGTAAAGATTCTTCTGATTCAGTGATGCAAGTTGGTAGTATTGTTGCATATACAGAAGATGTTATTGCAAGTGGCAGTGAGGTGAAAAATGAAGATTTACTGCATCGGTTCGATGATCTTAGCAATATGAATTCAAATGGAGTTGAAACAGGAAATGATGGGACAGGGGAGGAATTTCATCCTTTAAGCAGAGAGGCTGAAATAGCTGATCAAAATTTGAATGGAGATGCAGTTGACAGTAGTACCTCCCATTCAGAAAGCCATCTTGGCTTGACCTCAAAGTTAGAATCTGTGGAAGAAGGAAATGCAACTGGAAATCGAACCAGTAATGTGGCTGAGCCTTCTAGTATGGTAGACAACAGTGATTCTGACTTGCATGTTGCGGAAAGATGCTTAGAGGATGTAGGTATCAGAATTCCTGATGAGGCCATGAAACATGATTTGGTTTTGGTTAAAGATACCGATGTTAGTGATCCATCAAAGGTAAATACACAGGAGGTTCCACCACTGACCATTAAAGATGATACTAATCATGAGGTGTATGCAGTACAAGTTAGAAATTTTAAAGGGTTACTAACACATGGACAAGAAAGTTCTGGTGAGAAGGATGATTTGTTAGAAAGTGGTTGCCAGTTAGATACTGAGGTGTTAGCAACTAAATCTGAGGAACTTTTATTTTCCATGGAGAACCACAAAGTATCTAATGTTGAAGGTGATCCAAACAATAATAGTCTTGAGGGAGGAACTTCTAGTGTTGCTTTGGTGTGTTCTTCACCTGAATTGCATAAGGAAACACATGAAACTGAATCCCTGAAAGAAATTGACAATGGTTTTGGAGTTTCGAGGGAGGATCTAATTGCCGAAGATCATGTCTTGTCCTCCACCGGGAATGAATCAAGTCAAACATgtggagaagaaaaaattcATGGGAAGAGTGGTGTTCCTGAAGGTGATATAGATGTTTCTGTCTGTGCAAATGGAAGCACAAAGCTACCTTCTAATTTCAGTAGTGTGGTTGGTGGATCTCTTAGCATTGATAAGGGGGTTGGGAgttcatttttttgtgaagggAGTGCAGGAAATGAGCCGATAatgtcaaaattacaatttgatGCCAATGTTGGAAATGAATCAG CATCAAATGCTATCTTGGAAAATGCTAAGGTGGCATCCAGTGACACAATGTCTGGAGTTCTCTTGCCTTCTGATAATGGTATGACTGCAGATGGAGTAATTGACTGCAGAGAGGTTCAAATGACAGCTTCTGTTGTGGGGTATACTCACTCAGATAAAAAAGAGCCACTTGCAACCAAAATATCTACAGATGCAAGCATATCTATATTGATGGAATCTTCAGAAGTGGAAAATGAGCTAGGTCCTGTTTCTGAAACTGAAAAGGATGCATCTTATGACTCTGCTGGTAAGGTGTCGCAAGAAACAGTTGATGGATCTCTGCCAATGGCAGAAACTTGTAATGCAGAAAGCCAGAGTGAGGCTCAAATGGTAGTTACTGGCGGAGTTAACCAGGAATGCCCTAGGAGGATGGAAGTGCATGCTGTTATACATGATATATCAACAAAAGTgggtgattttgaaaatacgcCCTCAAAAGTTTCAG GTGATGTTTATAAAGTTCATGAAGGTTCCTTATCCTCTGCTCTTTTGCCTGAATCTCAAAATGATTTATGTGCACTAGAAAGTGTAAGCGCTTCTGCTAATGTTGTTAAACATACCGGTTCCCCTAATATCACAAGAACTACTGAGCAATCtcagagagaaaatgaaaatgagcaAGAGAAGGCATCTAAAGAGGAGGGAATCAATGGGCCCACAGATCAGAATGCCCCTGTTTCTGAGGTCATTGACGTGGATGCCAGCAATATTTTGCCTATTTCTGGGGATTCAAAAAGAAACGACACCTTCGAACAGGAACAGAACTTCACTTTCGAGATCAGTTCATTGGCAGATCTGTCTAGAAAAGACACCGCCAAGAATTCACAACCTTTTCCTTTTATTCGTGCTGGCAAAGTGACACCC ATTGTAGAGGGTTCTCCAACTTCTGGCTTAGTCCCAATGGAAGCAAAGATTTCACAAGAGATTTCTCATGGAAGTCCACAAGTATCTGAAGGACAGATTACACGTGGTGGGAAAAGTTCTGGTGAGCGTAAAACAAGGAGACGGTCTGGTAAGGAAATTGGAAAGGAAACTGCTAAAAAAGGAAATCATGTGAAAGAAACAACTCCTGCAAGACAGTCAGAAAGAGGAGACAAATCAACTAACGTGTCCTTGAGTCCATCTGCAATTTTCCAGTTTGTGCAATCCAGTGAAATGCAGCACTATGGGCATGTAGAAGGCAGTAAtacaaaaccaatttttcttcttaCTGCATCGACATCAAATCTGCCAGATTTGAATACTTCAGCTTCACCATCTACAATGTTTCAGCAGCCTTTCACAGATTTGCAGCAAGTGCAATTGCGTGCTCAGATCTTTGTTTATGGAGCTTTAAT TCAAGGAACGGTACCTGAAGAGGCACATATGATATCAGCTTTTGGTGGACCTG ATGGAGGGAAGAGCATTTGGGAGAATGCCTGGCGCGCATGCGCGGAAAAGCTGCATATTCACAAGTCTCAGCCCATCACCCCTGAAACCCCTTTGCAGTTGCGTCCGG GTGTTAGGGCTCTTGAACAAGCAATTAAACAAAATGCATTTCAAAGTAAAGGCATATCCTCCCCTCTTGGTCGAACCAGCAGCAAGGGTATTCCAACAGTTGTAAATTCTATGGTAGCCCTCTCATCACCACTGTGGAGTATTCCTACCCCTTGTGATGCTCTGCAATCTAGTGTCATGCCAAGAGGTTCAATCATGGATTATCAGCAGACACTTTCTCCATTGCATCCTTATCAAACTCCTCCAGTTAGGAACTTTGTTGGACATAACACTTCGTGGATACCTCAGGTCCCATTTCATGGCCCCTGGATGGCTTCACCACAAACTTCTGCACCTGATGCTACCACTCATATTTCTGTGTTACCTAACgcagaaataattaaatcaactCCAATAAGAGAATCATTCATGCCACATACATCTGCAATAAAGCATGTCTCTGCCGGTCCAATGGTGCAGAGTGGGGTCCCTACTAGCGCTCCCTTGCTTGATCCAAAAGAAGTAATAGTGTCACCCAGACAGAATTCTACAGATCCAAAGTctagaagaaggaagaagactCCAGTTTCTGCTGATCCTGGCCAGTTTGTTTTGCAATCTCAATCTCAACCAAAACCAGTTTCTTCTCCTGCTGTTATTAGTCATCTGTCTACCTCTGTTTCCGTTACAACTCCAACATGCTTTGCTTCTAAAGCCACTTCAGAGAAATTCATTATATCTGAGCCTCCTTTGTCATCCACTGATATCCTCAAAAGGGCAGGCCAGGATGTAGAGCGGCCCTTAGAGCAGAGGGCTGCTTTGTCAGAGGAGACACTTCGTAAAGTTAAGGAGGCTAGGTTACAGGCAGAGGATGCTGCTGCTCTCTCTGCTGATGCAGTCAATCACAGCCACAGAATATGGAGTCAGATGGAAAAGCAAAAGACTTCTGGTTTGGTAGCAGACGTTGAAGCTAAATTATCTTCTGCAGCAGTTGCAATAGCTGCAGCTGCTGCTGTTGCTAAGGCAGCGGCTGCAGCTGCCAATGTTGCATCAAATGCTGCATTGCAAGCACAGCTAATGGCAGAAGAAGCACTTGTTTCAAATGGTAATGACGATCCCAGTCAATGTAATGGAGCTTCTCTTCCTGACAGTGTGGATATTTTAGGAAAGGCTACTCCTGCATCCATCCTGACGGGTGAAAATGGTACAAACAGTTCCGGTTCAATCATTACAGTTGCTAAGGAGGCTGTTAGAAAGAGGGCTGACTCTGCTTCGGCTGCTGCAAAAAGAGCTGAAAATATGGATGCGATTGTAAAAGCCGCTGAGCTGGCTGCAGAGGCCATCTCACAGGCTGGGAAGATTGTTGCTATGGGTGATTCTTTCCCGTTAAGTGAGCTGCTAGAAGCTGGTCCAGGGGGCTATTGGAAAGTTTCCAGAGATTCTTCTGAGCTAGTTTTGAAAGCAAGCAACATGAATAGAGAACAATTAAACAGTGATAGTGTTAGAGGGGGTCCAGATACTTCTACAAAGCATTCAAAAGAGGGACGCTTAGATAAGAAAGTAGCTCAGAGTACTACTACACTTGAGAAATCACCAATTACAACAGAGATGCCTAAAGGGTCGATGGAGGATCATATGAGATTGGCAGATGGATTTTCAGGTATTGTCACGGCCAACGAAAAGGATTCAAGAGGGCAAAAGGGCCGAAGAGCTTTTGATTTGGCCAAGACTATTGGTGTGGTTCCTGAATCCGAGATTGGATCAAGACCTTCCATAACAGTTCGGAATGAGTATGAAAAGGCTGCGGAAAATTTTAAACTGAGCTGCATCAAGGAGGGTTCACTTGTAGAG GTTCTTAAATCTACAGATGGATTTAAAGCTGCCTGGTTCACTGCCAATGTATTGAATTTAGATGATGGGAAAGCTTATGTGTCTTACACTGAACTTCAAACAGATAATG GGGAGGGACAGCTAAAGGAATATGTGGCACTTCAAGGTGAAGGAGACAAACCACCAAGAATACGCACTGCCCGTCCTGTTACTGCACTGCGATATGAAGGAACAAGGAAGAGACGTAGAGCAGCCATGGGAGATTATAATTGGTCTGTTGGAGATCGAGTCGATGCATTGATTGAAGATAG CTGGCGGGAAGGGGTTGTCActgaaaagaacaagaaagatGAGACAACATTAACTGTCCATTTTCCAG CTCATGGAGAAACATCAGTTGTGAGAGCCTGGCATCTTCGGCCTTCTCTCATTTGGAAAGATGGGGAATGGGTCGAGTGGTCCAATTTGCGAGAGAATGTCTGCACTTCCCGTGAG GGTGATACACCGAAGGAAAAGCGACTCAAGTTGGGCAGTCCAGTGACAGAGGCCAAAGGGAAGGATAAGGTGTTCAAGAGTAGGGATGTTGTTGAATCAGGAAAACTGGAAGCGTCAAGATTACTGGATTTATCAGCGACCGATAAGATATTTAACATTGGTAAGAACAGCAGAAATGAGAATAAGCCAGATGCTATCAGGACTTTACGGAGTGGTTTGCAGAAGGAAAGATCCAGAGTTATTTTTGGGGTTCCTAAGCctggaaagaagagaaaattcaTGGAAGTAAGCAAACATTATGTTGCAGATCAGAGCAATAAGATTACTGAAGCAAATGATTCAGTTAAATTTCAGAAATATACAATGCCTCGAGGATCAGGATCCCGTGGATGGAAAAATAGTTCAAAAAATgatttgaaggaaaaacaacGAGCTGAAACCAAGTCCAGAGCTCTTAAGTCCGGAAAAGCACAAAGTCTCTCTGGGAGAATTATTCCAGCAAAGGACAACCTTTTGAGCGCAGTTTCTGCTCCTGACGATGCCACCCTAGCAGATCTTTCAGCAAAAGATAAGGATTCTGCAAGTCATGCTGAGAACGCATCTGGAAAGAATAACAAGTTGGAAATTGGATCACTTTCTAGCGCTGAGGGAACTACAGAGGGCCcacttctattttcttctctggctCCCTCATCAGATGGATCCTCCAGGAAAGTTTCCACATCAAACGCCAAATCTGTAAGGGTGAATAAAGGAAAAATTGCCCCTGCCGGTGGAAAGTTGGCTAGAATTGAAGAGGACAAAATTTTTAATGGTAACCCTGCAAAATCAGCCTCTGAAGTTGTTGAGCCTCGTAGATCTAATCGCAGAATTCAACCGACATCAAGA